The following are encoded together in the Saccharospirillaceae bacterium genome:
- the purL gene encoding phosphoribosylformylglycinamidine synthase, translated as MLELRGAPALSEFRQNKVLSKLQSVVPAVTSVYGEFVHFADTSAELDGNELQVLARLLKYGPKADVKESAGEAFLVVPRFGTISPWSSKASDIAHNCGLDKVLRLERGIVYYVKLDGAATAADRDAIAAALHDRMVETVLADSGDAEKLFSHAEPAPLSTVEILVGGRDALVAADKNLGLALADDEIDYLVENYRKLDRNPTDVELMMFAQANSEHCRHKIFNASWSIDGEEQDKSLFQMIKNTYECYNENILSAYKDNASVITGHKAGRFFPNPENKGYAYHEEDMHILMKVETHNHPTAIAPHSGAATGSGGEIRDEGATGRGSKPKAGLTGFTVSDLKIPGFEQPWESQYGKPDRIVSALDIMLEGPIGGAAFNNEFGRPALNGYFRTFELQHDGEVRGYHKPIMIAGGYGNIRDEHVQKGDIPVGARLIALGGPAMQIGLGGGAASSMSSGQSNADLDFASVQRENPEMERRCQEVIDRCWQLGDENPIAFIHDVGAGGLSNAFPELVGDGGRGGNFELRNVPNDEPGMSPLAIWSNESQERYVMAVAEEDMDTFDAICERERCPYAVVGYATEEEHLTVTDSHFDNKPVDLPLSVLLGKTPRMHRDVKSRALKAENFESAGIQLAEAAERVLKLPTVASKSFLITIGDRSITGTVARDQFVGPWQVPVADVAVTTSSYDSYVGEAMAMGERTPVALLDSPASGRLAVAEAITNLAAAPIAKLADVKMSANWMCAAGHDGEDQKLYETVKAVGMELCPELQVTIPVGKDSMSMKTRWQDNGEDKAVTAPMSLIITGFAPVTDARKVLTPQLRADQGETDLLLIDLGRGQNRLGASCLAQVYGEVGSVPADLDDAEDLKAFFAVMQGLNADNKLLAYHDRSDGGLFTTLTEMAFAGHVGMDVKMDLLAESEDELAAALFAEELGGVIQVRRDDLEEVLAQFEAAGLGDCTQVIGTLNEDDQITFSFQDEEFLSESRVNWQRAWTQTSYEMQALRDNADCAQQEFDTLLDAEDPGLNAELSFDINEDITSDLPAAGSEDAPKVAILREQGVNGQIEMAAAFDRAGFTTIDVHMSDVLSGAVTLDQFRGLVACGGFSYGDVLGAGEGWAKSILFNEQARSQFAAFFERADTFALGVCNGCQMLSNLHELIPGAEHWPHFVRNMSEQFEARVSLVEIQESDSVFLAGMAGSQMPIAVAHGEGRAEFADEADIDELAGQIALRYVNNYGETTEQYPANPNGSPQGITGLTANDGRVTIMMPHPERVFRAVQNSWAPDHWDEDGAWMRMFRNARVWCEEN; from the coding sequence ATGTTAGAGTTGCGTGGCGCACCAGCGCTTTCTGAATTCCGTCAGAATAAAGTCCTGTCAAAACTGCAATCGGTTGTACCGGCAGTGACCTCTGTTTACGGCGAATTTGTGCATTTTGCCGATACCAGTGCCGAACTGGACGGCAACGAACTCCAGGTTCTGGCCCGGCTGCTGAAATACGGTCCGAAGGCTGATGTAAAAGAAAGCGCCGGCGAAGCGTTTCTGGTGGTACCAAGGTTTGGCACCATTTCGCCGTGGTCTTCCAAAGCATCTGATATCGCTCATAACTGTGGCTTGGATAAAGTACTGCGCTTGGAGCGTGGCATCGTTTATTACGTGAAACTTGATGGGGCTGCTACTGCCGCTGACCGCGACGCTATCGCGGCTGCTCTCCACGATCGTATGGTTGAAACGGTACTTGCCGACAGCGGCGATGCAGAAAAGCTGTTCTCCCATGCCGAACCGGCGCCATTGAGTACGGTCGAAATTTTGGTAGGTGGTCGTGACGCATTGGTTGCCGCCGATAAAAATCTGGGCCTGGCACTGGCCGATGATGAAATCGACTATCTGGTTGAAAACTACCGAAAACTCGACCGTAACCCAACCGATGTTGAGCTAATGATGTTTGCCCAGGCAAACTCAGAGCACTGTCGTCATAAAATCTTCAATGCCAGTTGGAGTATTGATGGCGAGGAACAGGATAAGTCACTGTTCCAGATGATTAAGAACACCTACGAGTGTTACAACGAAAATATTCTGTCGGCTTACAAAGACAACGCTTCTGTAATTACTGGCCATAAAGCTGGTCGCTTCTTTCCGAACCCGGAAAATAAAGGCTACGCGTATCACGAAGAAGATATGCATATCCTGATGAAGGTTGAAACCCACAACCACCCAACCGCCATTGCACCTCATTCCGGCGCTGCGACGGGTTCTGGTGGTGAAATTCGTGACGAAGGTGCAACAGGCAGAGGTTCCAAGCCAAAAGCAGGTTTAACTGGTTTCACCGTATCCGACTTAAAAATCCCGGGTTTCGAACAGCCATGGGAAAGCCAATATGGTAAGCCAGACCGTATCGTATCGGCGCTCGATATTATGTTGGAAGGCCCGATTGGTGGTGCGGCATTTAACAACGAATTTGGTCGCCCGGCACTGAACGGTTACTTCCGTACTTTCGAGCTGCAGCACGACGGCGAAGTCCGTGGCTACCACAAGCCCATTATGATTGCCGGTGGTTACGGCAACATCCGTGACGAACATGTACAAAAAGGGGATATCCCGGTTGGCGCTCGTCTGATCGCACTGGGTGGCCCGGCGATGCAAATCGGTCTGGGTGGCGGTGCAGCGTCTTCTATGTCTTCCGGTCAATCCAATGCCGATCTGGACTTCGCGTCCGTTCAGCGTGAAAACCCGGAAATGGAACGTCGTTGTCAGGAAGTGATCGACCGCTGCTGGCAGCTGGGTGATGAAAACCCAATCGCCTTTATTCACGATGTGGGTGCCGGTGGTTTATCCAACGCCTTCCCTGAGCTGGTTGGTGATGGTGGCCGTGGTGGTAACTTCGAGCTGCGTAACGTTCCCAACGACGAACCCGGCATGAGCCCGCTGGCGATCTGGTCGAACGAATCTCAGGAACGCTATGTGATGGCGGTTGCTGAAGAAGATATGGATACCTTCGATGCGATTTGTGAGCGTGAGCGCTGCCCATACGCGGTAGTGGGTTACGCCACCGAAGAAGAACATTTAACCGTCACCGACAGCCACTTCGACAATAAGCCAGTGGATTTGCCGCTGTCTGTGTTGTTAGGCAAAACGCCACGTATGCACCGTGATGTGAAATCACGTGCGCTGAAAGCTGAGAACTTCGAAAGCGCGGGCATCCAATTGGCGGAAGCGGCTGAGCGTGTTCTGAAATTACCGACCGTAGCTTCTAAAAGCTTCCTGATTACCATTGGTGACCGTTCCATTACCGGTACCGTGGCACGCGATCAGTTTGTTGGCCCTTGGCAGGTGCCGGTGGCCGACGTGGCGGTCACCACTTCCTCCTACGACAGTTATGTCGGTGAGGCGATGGCAATGGGCGAACGCACCCCGGTTGCGCTGCTGGATAGCCCGGCGTCCGGTCGTTTGGCCGTAGCCGAAGCCATTACTAACTTAGCCGCTGCACCCATTGCCAAACTGGCTGACGTAAAGATGTCGGCTAACTGGATGTGCGCTGCCGGTCACGACGGTGAAGACCAGAAGTTATACGAAACCGTAAAAGCGGTTGGTATGGAATTGTGCCCAGAACTGCAGGTAACCATCCCTGTGGGTAAAGACTCCATGTCGATGAAGACTCGTTGGCAAGACAATGGCGAAGACAAAGCCGTTACCGCGCCAATGTCGTTGATTATTACCGGTTTTGCGCCTGTCACTGATGCTCGCAAAGTGCTGACGCCTCAGCTGCGTGCAGACCAAGGCGAAACTGACCTGTTATTAATCGACCTGGGTCGTGGCCAGAACCGTCTGGGCGCTTCTTGTCTGGCACAGGTTTACGGTGAAGTCGGTAGCGTACCGGCCGATCTGGACGATGCCGAAGATCTGAAGGCCTTCTTCGCTGTGATGCAGGGCTTAAACGCCGACAATAAATTGCTGGCTTATCACGACCGTTCTGACGGTGGTTTATTCACTACCTTGACCGAAATGGCCTTCGCTGGTCATGTGGGTATGGACGTGAAGATGGACCTGCTGGCCGAGTCTGAAGACGAACTGGCCGCTGCGCTGTTCGCCGAAGAACTGGGTGGTGTCATTCAGGTTCGTCGTGACGATCTGGAAGAAGTACTGGCTCAATTCGAAGCGGCCGGCCTGGGTGATTGCACGCAAGTGATTGGTACTCTGAACGAAGACGACCAGATTACCTTCAGCTTCCAGGACGAAGAATTCCTGAGCGAATCCCGTGTGAACTGGCAGCGTGCCTGGACACAAACCAGCTATGAGATGCAGGCGCTGCGTGATAACGCTGACTGCGCTCAGCAAGAATTCGACACCCTGCTGGATGCCGAAGATCCGGGCTTAAATGCCGAGCTGAGCTTCGACATTAATGAAGACATCACTTCAGACCTTCCTGCGGCTGGCTCTGAAGATGCTCCAAAAGTCGCGATTCTGCGTGAGCAGGGTGTAAACGGCCAGATCGAAATGGCAGCCGCGTTTGATCGCGCTGGCTTCACCACCATCGACGTGCATATGAGTGACGTTCTGTCTGGTGCAGTAACGCTGGATCAGTTCCGTGGCTTGGTTGCTTGTGGCGGCTTCTCATACGGTGACGTATTAGGTGCGGGTGAAGGTTGGGCGAAATCCATCCTGTTTAACGAACAGGCGCGTAGCCAGTTTGCAGCATTCTTCGAGCGTGCTGATACCTTCGCACTGGGTGTGTGTAACGGCTGTCAGATGCTGTCGAACCTGCACGAACTGATTCCGGGTGCAGAACACTGGCCACACTTCGTTCGCAACATGAGCGAACAGTTTGAAGCACGTGTTTCTCTGGTCGAAATTCAGGAATCTGATTCTGTATTCCTGGCGGGCATGGCGGGCTCACAAATGCCGATCGCAGTGGCACACGGTGAAGGTCGTGCGGAATTCGCGGATGAAGCGGATATCGACGAGCTGGCCGGTCAGATTGCTCTGCGTTATGTGAATAACTACGGCGAAACCACCGAACAATACCCGGCTAACCCGAACGGTTCTCCACAAGGTATTACCGGCCTGACCGCGAACGATGGTCGCGTCACCATTATGATGCCTCACCCGGAGCGTGTGTTCCGCGCTGTGCAAAACAGCTGGGCACCGGATCACTGGGATGAAGACGGCGCCTGGATGCGTATGTTCCGTAACGCTCGTGTATGGTGTGAGGAGAACTAA
- the mltF gene encoding membrane-bound lytic murein transglycosylase MltF, which translates to MKIEIIMIRGSSSLVLKSLIALMCFLALTGSVRPTGLEQTRMSGEIVMITRNSPTTYYEDRSGVTGYEYELASAFADYLGVDLKVEVADNLSDIFTKLDKGQAAFAAAGLTVTDERKRWAHFSKPYLNVSEQVIYRRGGMRPKQVIDLANGQLVVSSDSSHSQRLLNLQADEVPELTWSESPDLEVSDLLQMVSSGNIDFTIVDSNEFDVLKAYFPNLAVAFELSGEQNIAWAFELSRDSSLHEAANEFFNQGATRDKLAALSERFYGHLDQLNYVGAKHFLRQTKRKLDRYKGDFQQAADKHQFDWRLLAAMGYQESHWNPDAKSFTGVRGLMMLTRNTAKELGIKNRLDAKQSIAGGGLYLAKLRKRIGAEVTEPDRTWMALAAYNVGLGHLRDARKLTKEMGGNPNLWLDVKDTLPLLTQKRYYRHTAHGYARGHEPVTYVQNIRRYYDVLVWQDKQQPVFLEEEQHILLSSSLMTVIPPLL; encoded by the coding sequence ATGAAAATAGAAATCATTATGATTCGTGGCTCATCCAGTCTAGTTCTAAAATCGCTGATTGCTCTTATGTGCTTCCTGGCACTGACGGGCAGCGTGCGCCCGACAGGACTTGAGCAAACCCGCATGAGCGGTGAGATCGTGATGATTACCCGCAACAGCCCAACTACCTACTACGAAGACCGCAGTGGTGTAACCGGCTACGAATACGAACTTGCTTCTGCCTTTGCCGATTACCTGGGCGTTGATCTCAAGGTAGAAGTCGCAGACAACTTATCCGACATCTTCACTAAATTGGACAAAGGTCAGGCAGCGTTCGCAGCAGCCGGTCTGACCGTTACGGATGAAAGGAAACGCTGGGCCCACTTCTCCAAACCCTATCTCAATGTCTCCGAGCAGGTTATTTACCGGCGTGGTGGCATGCGGCCAAAACAAGTCATTGACCTGGCCAACGGTCAATTAGTGGTGTCATCGGATTCCAGTCACTCGCAACGCTTGCTCAACTTACAAGCAGATGAAGTACCCGAACTGACCTGGAGCGAAAGTCCAGATCTTGAGGTCAGCGATTTGCTGCAGATGGTTTCGAGCGGAAACATTGATTTCACCATTGTTGATTCCAATGAGTTCGACGTATTGAAAGCGTATTTCCCCAATCTGGCGGTTGCCTTCGAGCTGTCTGGCGAACAAAACATTGCCTGGGCCTTCGAGTTATCCCGTGATAGCAGCCTGCACGAAGCAGCCAACGAGTTCTTCAACCAGGGCGCAACCCGTGACAAGCTCGCGGCTTTGTCTGAGAGGTTTTACGGGCATCTTGACCAGCTGAACTATGTCGGAGCAAAACACTTTCTGCGTCAGACAAAACGAAAGCTGGATCGTTACAAAGGGGACTTCCAACAAGCTGCGGATAAACACCAGTTTGACTGGCGTTTGTTAGCCGCTATGGGTTATCAGGAAAGTCACTGGAACCCTGACGCCAAAAGTTTTACCGGTGTCCGTGGTCTGATGATGTTGACCCGCAACACCGCGAAAGAACTCGGCATCAAAAACCGTTTAGATGCCAAACAGAGTATTGCAGGTGGTGGCCTGTACCTGGCGAAATTACGTAAGCGTATTGGTGCTGAGGTGACAGAGCCAGATCGCACCTGGATGGCTCTGGCTGCATATAACGTTGGGCTGGGTCATCTGCGCGATGCCCGCAAACTCACCAAGGAAATGGGCGGTAACCCGAACCTTTGGCTCGATGTGAAAGACACTCTGCCGCTGCTTACTCAGAAGCGCTATTACCGACACACCGCTCATGGCTATGCTCGCGGGCATGAGCCGGTGACCTATGTGCAGAATATTCGTCGTTACTACGACGTACTGGTATGGCAGGACAAGCAGCAACCGGTATTTCTTGAAGAAGAGCAACATATTCTGCTGTCGTCTTCGTTAATGACTGTTATTCCTCCACTCCTTTAG
- a CDS encoding alpha/beta hydrolase, with amino-acid sequence MLRIIRLLLVVSLISLTACVHVQDSLFDAGLKVERSMSGLELQHMSVADHDWTYLDSAPEDGSKPVLLMLHGFAVDKDNWLRFARSFDDYRVIAPDLPGHGETSYNPEFTYDFVQQAVWLDGFTEALALNDLHIMGNSMGGGIALMYSYGRPDKVQSITLIDAAGVHPPKKSDLQKIIDNGGKNPLIVNSVEDFDALRNFAMVKQPFLPWPASNVLARRAQARQAINTKIFADIHAMAEQAKNSDDNLKMLQQIHQPVLILWGEKDRALDVSSVAVFEQHLSDSRSFIFPDLGHAPMLESPDESAELVLEFVESVEKQAKKAQAKTSDKNQLSVAQKLATVMQPKEDSVERLSQE; translated from the coding sequence ATGTTACGTATCATCCGACTGCTCTTGGTCGTCAGTCTTATCTCGCTTACTGCCTGTGTCCATGTGCAGGATTCTTTGTTTGACGCAGGTCTTAAAGTTGAACGCTCAATGTCTGGTCTGGAACTCCAGCACATGTCTGTGGCTGATCATGATTGGACTTATCTCGATTCCGCACCGGAGGATGGCAGTAAACCGGTACTGCTGATGCTGCATGGTTTTGCTGTGGATAAAGATAACTGGCTACGATTCGCTCGCAGTTTTGATGATTATCGGGTGATTGCCCCGGATTTACCGGGCCACGGTGAAACCAGTTACAACCCCGAGTTCACTTATGATTTTGTGCAGCAGGCAGTATGGCTGGATGGTTTCACTGAAGCATTGGCGCTTAACGATCTGCACATAATGGGCAATTCTATGGGGGGAGGAATTGCGTTGATGTACAGCTACGGCCGCCCGGATAAGGTGCAATCCATTACCTTAATTGACGCGGCAGGCGTTCATCCGCCGAAGAAATCCGACCTTCAGAAAATCATCGATAACGGCGGCAAAAACCCTCTGATCGTTAACAGCGTTGAAGACTTCGATGCGTTACGCAATTTTGCAATGGTTAAACAGCCGTTTCTTCCATGGCCTGCTAGCAATGTGCTGGCTCGTCGCGCTCAGGCGCGCCAAGCAATTAATACCAAGATTTTTGCCGACATTCACGCTATGGCAGAACAGGCAAAAAACAGTGACGATAACCTGAAGATGCTGCAGCAAATTCATCAACCGGTATTGATCCTGTGGGGTGAAAAAGACCGGGCACTGGATGTCAGCAGCGTAGCCGTATTTGAACAACATCTGTCAGACAGTCGCAGCTTTATTTTCCCGGATTTAGGTCATGCGCCGATGCTGGAGTCGCCGGATGAAAGTGCCGAGCTGGTGCTGGAGTTTGTTGAATCTGTTGAAAAACAAGCGAAAAAAGCTCAGGCGAAAACCAGCGATAAAAACCAGCTTTCTGTCGCTCAGAAGTTGGCGACGGTGATGCAGCCTAAAGAGGATTCGGTTGAGAGGCTGTCGCAGGAGTAG
- the tadA gene encoding tRNA adenosine(34) deaminase TadA yields the protein MQQALFQAQLAFDAGEVPVGAVVVLDGEIIGRGYNQPITSLDPSAHAEMVALRDAAKNIGNYRLSGATLYVTVEPCTMCSGLLIHSRIQRLVYGTTEPKSGAVESAMALLDQPFFNHAIERTSGVLAVECSAIMSEFFAMRRAAKKRLKQRTPPTGK from the coding sequence ATGCAGCAGGCCTTGTTTCAGGCACAGTTGGCATTTGACGCTGGTGAGGTGCCCGTTGGTGCGGTAGTGGTATTGGACGGTGAGATCATTGGGCGTGGTTACAATCAGCCGATTACTTCCCTTGATCCGAGTGCTCACGCAGAGATGGTGGCATTACGTGATGCGGCAAAAAATATCGGTAATTACCGGTTGTCTGGTGCGACGCTGTATGTCACCGTTGAACCCTGCACTATGTGCTCGGGATTGCTGATTCACAGTCGTATTCAAAGGCTTGTTTATGGCACTACCGAACCAAAATCCGGCGCTGTAGAAAGTGCCATGGCGCTATTAGATCAACCTTTCTTTAATCACGCCATTGAGCGCACCAGTGGTGTACTGGCGGTTGAATGTTCCGCTATTATGTCTGAATTCTTCGCGATGCGGCGGGCGGCGAAAAAACGCCTGAAGCAACGGACACCACCAACCGGAAAATAA
- a CDS encoding acyl-CoA thioesterase, whose translation MWTLTVEPRFNETDALGHINNTTLPIWFEQARTPIFRYFTPDLNPNDWHLIIAKIDVEFMAELYLQHPVEIRTYFSKIGTSSMTIVHEAWQQGRMCAKGHAVMVHYDHQEKGSKAIPAGIKATLTEHLVEL comes from the coding sequence ATGTGGACTTTAACGGTAGAACCGCGATTTAACGAGACCGATGCGCTGGGGCATATTAACAACACCACCCTGCCGATCTGGTTTGAACAGGCACGTACGCCAATCTTTCGCTATTTCACTCCGGACCTGAACCCGAATGACTGGCACCTGATAATTGCCAAAATAGATGTAGAATTTATGGCCGAATTATATCTGCAGCACCCAGTGGAAATTCGCACTTACTTCAGCAAAATCGGAACGTCATCAATGACAATTGTGCATGAGGCATGGCAACAAGGAAGGATGTGCGCCAAAGGGCACGCCGTTATGGTGCACTATGACCACCAAGAAAAAGGCTCTAAAGCGATTCCAGCTGGAATCAAAGCCACATTAACCGAGCATCTGGTGGAACTCTAA
- a CDS encoding TIGR00730 family Rossman fold protein, which translates to MTEQAIKRVAIYCGAKHGNNPAFEQSARDLAGWLAKNNMEIVYGGGHTGLMGVIADAALDAGGKVIGVIPDTLYQREVAHQGLTCLEHVDSMHERKARMAELADAFIALPGGIGTLDELIEVWCWAGLGDHDKPIICFDVDDFWQPFFNLLKHVESTGFSHHQKPMLRANNCDELAALFTLKVTPKIN; encoded by the coding sequence ATGACAGAACAGGCAATTAAGCGCGTTGCTATTTATTGTGGTGCAAAACATGGAAATAATCCGGCGTTTGAACAAAGCGCCCGCGATCTTGCCGGCTGGCTGGCAAAAAATAATATGGAGATTGTATATGGTGGTGGCCATACCGGTTTAATGGGCGTAATCGCTGATGCGGCCTTGGATGCCGGTGGAAAGGTTATTGGTGTCATTCCAGATACGCTCTACCAGCGCGAGGTTGCTCATCAGGGGCTAACTTGCCTGGAACATGTAGACAGCATGCATGAACGCAAAGCGCGAATGGCTGAGCTGGCAGACGCTTTTATTGCACTGCCGGGCGGAATTGGTACGCTGGATGAATTAATTGAGGTCTGGTGCTGGGCAGGACTTGGAGATCACGATAAACCCATTATTTGTTTTGATGTCGATGACTTCTGGCAACCGTTTTTTAATTTATTAAAACACGTGGAATCGACCGGTTTTTCTCATCACCAAAAGCCGATGTTACGAGCGAATAACTGCGATGAGTTAGCGGCGTTATTTACGTTGAAGGTAACACCGAAGATCAACTGA
- a CDS encoding cation:proton antiporter, with the protein MDFLWILVAFLCGFGVKQLSMPPLVGYLAAGFVLHAVGVEPAESLETLANMGITLMLFTIGLKINVKALIKPEVWASSALHTGLWVGLLMAIISMAGWLGVSHYFDVPLHTQALIGFALSFSSTVCVVKMLEEASELKVRHGKLALGILIIQDIVAVVFLVVSTGKLPSYWALALLGLWLMKPVLGLVLNRAGHGELLSLAGFFLALGGAELFYLVDMKGDLGALIIGMLLASHAKASELYKSLMSFKDLFLIGFFLSIGFTALPTLDMALTSAILMALLVVKLLLFFFLLLAFKVSGRASFLTALALTNYSEFGLIVAHLSVGNGWMSQDWLVIIALVMSVSFILSSFMYRKAHHYYAIHKDSINRFERNGAHHKFDRPVGAEVLVLGMGRVGKGAYSALQPEYGEKVWGIESDPERVQKLKQQGFSIVLGDSDDMEFWQRVCTQNIRLVMLALPSQQEILSTLEMLRMSNYQGKVATVARYEDEREQLLALGVDVVFNYYAEVGAGFAAESQHLLLAD; encoded by the coding sequence ATGGACTTTCTCTGGATTCTGGTCGCCTTTCTGTGTGGCTTCGGCGTTAAACAATTGAGTATGCCACCGTTAGTCGGTTATTTAGCGGCCGGTTTTGTTTTGCACGCAGTGGGCGTTGAACCGGCCGAAAGCCTGGAAACACTGGCCAATATGGGCATCACTCTGATGCTGTTTACCATTGGGTTAAAGATTAACGTCAAGGCTCTGATTAAACCGGAGGTGTGGGCCAGTTCTGCGCTTCATACCGGATTATGGGTCGGGCTGTTAATGGCCATTATTTCGATGGCTGGCTGGTTAGGGGTGAGTCATTATTTTGATGTGCCACTGCATACCCAGGCATTGATTGGTTTTGCGCTGAGTTTTTCTTCTACTGTCTGTGTGGTGAAGATGCTGGAAGAGGCGTCTGAGCTGAAAGTACGCCACGGTAAACTGGCGCTGGGTATTTTGATTATTCAGGATATTGTCGCTGTGGTTTTTCTGGTGGTGTCTACCGGTAAGTTACCATCTTATTGGGCGCTGGCATTACTTGGTTTGTGGTTGATGAAGCCGGTTCTTGGCCTGGTGCTGAATCGCGCTGGTCACGGAGAGTTATTATCGTTAGCAGGGTTTTTTCTGGCCTTAGGTGGTGCTGAACTTTTCTATTTGGTGGATATGAAAGGTGACCTGGGAGCACTGATTATCGGTATGTTGCTGGCCAGCCATGCCAAGGCGTCTGAATTGTATAAATCTTTGATGAGTTTTAAGGATTTGTTCTTGATAGGCTTTTTTCTGTCGATTGGTTTCACCGCACTCCCCACGTTGGATATGGCGTTAACAAGTGCAATTTTGATGGCACTGCTGGTGGTTAAGCTGTTGCTGTTCTTCTTTCTGTTGCTGGCGTTCAAAGTCTCTGGGCGCGCATCATTTTTAACTGCATTGGCGCTGACCAATTACTCGGAATTTGGTCTGATTGTCGCCCACCTGAGTGTGGGGAATGGTTGGATGTCTCAAGACTGGTTGGTGATTATTGCGCTGGTGATGTCGGTTTCTTTTATATTGTCGAGCTTTATGTATCGCAAAGCGCACCACTATTATGCGATTCACAAAGACAGCATTAATCGATTCGAACGCAACGGCGCCCATCATAAGTTTGATCGTCCGGTGGGGGCGGAAGTGCTGGTGTTGGGCATGGGACGGGTTGGCAAGGGAGCTTACAGCGCATTGCAGCCTGAATACGGTGAGAAGGTTTGGGGTATTGAATCCGACCCTGAGCGAGTGCAGAAGCTGAAACAACAGGGGTTTTCGATCGTGTTAGGTGACTCAGATGATATGGAATTCTGGCAACGGGTTTGTACACAGAATATTCGTTTGGTGATGTTGGCATTACCGTCACAGCAGGAAATCCTGAGCACATTGGAGATGCTGAGAATGTCGAATTATCAAGGTAAGGTGGCTACGGTAGCGCGTTATGAGGATGAGCGTGAACAGCTCTTAGCTCTGGGGGTCGACGTCGTCTTCAATTATTACGCTGAAGTTGGAGCAGGATTTGCTGCCGAGAGTCAGCATTTATTGTTGGCCGACTGA
- a CDS encoding DUF924 domain-containing protein, with protein MDKHNILDFWFDAAQDNSAVALSDDDISKRQSALWWQKNPAVDTDIRQRFEPVLKALLRGQFNDWLEDAEGRLAAIIVLDQFSRNMYRNSALSYTQDSLALHWCLEGIRLGHDKQLRPIQRVFFYMPLEHAESPQMQALCLEKFQQLKADSPDSFESAADGFIDFARRHQVIVDRFGHFPHRNAILGRESTTEEIEFLQQPGSGF; from the coding sequence ATGGATAAACACAACATTCTCGACTTCTGGTTTGACGCAGCTCAGGATAATAGCGCTGTGGCGTTAAGCGATGATGACATCAGCAAACGCCAGTCGGCGCTCTGGTGGCAGAAAAACCCGGCGGTCGATACCGATATTCGTCAACGTTTTGAGCCGGTATTAAAAGCGCTGTTACGCGGCCAGTTTAATGACTGGTTAGAAGATGCCGAAGGCAGGCTGGCTGCCATCATTGTGTTGGATCAATTCAGCCGCAATATGTACCGCAACAGCGCGCTGTCATACACCCAGGACAGCCTGGCTCTGCACTGGTGCCTGGAAGGCATTCGCCTCGGCCACGACAAGCAGTTACGTCCGATTCAGCGAGTATTCTTCTATATGCCGCTGGAACACGCCGAGAGTCCCCAGATGCAAGCTTTGTGTCTGGAAAAGTTTCAGCAGCTGAAAGCCGATTCACCCGACTCTTTCGAGTCAGCCGCCGATGGCTTTATCGACTTTGCCCGAAGGCATCAGGTTATTGTGGATCGCTTCGGGCACTTCCCACATCGAAACGCCATTCTGGGACGTGAAAGCACTACCGAGGAAATCGAGTTTCTGCAGCAGCCCGGCTCGGGATTCTAA